The following DNA comes from bacterium.
GTAGTTGCTGACCACCGGCAGGTCGGGATATCCCGCCCCGATCGGCAGCATTGAACCGTTCATTTTGATGGCCTTGGCCGATTTGCCGTCCACCAGTTTGTCTTCCAGCATGTATGTGCCGACGGAGAAAGTAAGTTCCAATCCGCTTTTGCTGGAGGTGCTGATGTTGACCCCGGGCTTGGACCATGGGTCTTTGAACTCCACCGTTTCAAAGGCCAAACAATGGCTGATTGAAAACAGTACCAATAATGCGGCCACAAACGAACGTTTCATTTTTGGGTCTTCCTTTATATGGTTTATTAGTGTTATTTTCCTGATAGTGAATGCTTGCCGGCGCTTTGTAAATGGTCGGACATTTGTTCATATGTTAACATTTTTTTACGGGAACATGCAATAAAAATATCCGCTCTCAGCCAAAGTTTTTTATCCATTCTGCATTTATCTCAGCACCGTGATCTTCCTGGTGGCCTGGAAGTCTCCCGAGATCAGCCGGTACAAGTAGATCCCGGTGGAAACCTTCTGGCCCTGGTCGGCCCGGCCGTCCCAGTCAACACTATAATTGCCGGCCTGGCGGGGATGGTTGACCAGGGTCTTTACCGCCTGCCCGGCGATGTTGTATATCTTCAAGCTGGTATGGCCGGGCTTTGATAATTGATAATTGATCACTGTTGACTGTTTGGCCGGGTTCGGCTGGCTCTGGGCCAGCATATAGGCGGCCGGGATGTCCCCGCCAAAGCCTATGTTCATCGGACCGTAGTATGTTTTGCTGCCTTTGTTGTCAACTTCGGCCAGCCGGTAAAAATACTCGCCCTTGGCAGTGATGGTATTGTCGGTGTAGCTGTAGTTCTTCGGCTGGGAGGTCGTTCCCCCTCCTTCAATCGTGCCGACTTTGACAAATCCCTGGTCAGCATTTTCCGACCGCTCTATCTCCCATCGCAGGCATTCCTGCTCGCTCTCGGTCCGCCATTGAACAATGATGCCGTTATTCTGGACAAAGGCGGCAAAGTACGACAGGCAGACCGCCATCGGCGAAACGTAACCCGGACGACCCAGCTCTATGTCGTAAAGCACCGGATCGGCGGAGGCCTTTCCGGCCGGCCGGTACAACCGGGCTATCACCCGCAGGCTGTCGTATATCAGGGTGTCCAAAGTTGCCAGTGAAACGCTGTCCACCGCCGAGGACTGGTTGAAGATGACCTTGGAGTTATTGGGCAGCACCGCATCTGGGACCAGTGACCAGCTTCCGCTTTGGCAGTACTCTATCTGCACCCCTATGGAGTCGGCGGCGGTCTTCTTGCGCCAAAGGACCTGTCCCCATTTATAGGAAAGGCGGGAAACAGTCTCGGCCCTGGTGATGTCATTGTAATATATGGGGCCGGTGGTCAAAGAGCCGGAAAGGCTGGCGCTGCCATAACGGTAGGAAACCAGGATATTGTCTATGGCCCCGTCCTCTCCAGTTTTTCCGCCGGGGGAGGAAAAACGCCACATGAACTGGATGCTGTCCTGGGGCAGGTAGGCGGCAAGGTTGATGGAGTCGGTGGAGGAGGCCACGTCGGCGGTAAAGCACCGGAGCATGGTCCAGGCCCCGCTGTCCGAGAACCTAACCCAGACGCTCAAGCTGTCACCGGCCTGGGCATAGTTGTAGCCCAGGCCGTATTTAAGTGAGAGATCGGTGGCGGTCGCAGGCACCAAAACAAAAGGCGCTATCAGTTCATCCGCATCGCGGGTTACTTTCCCTTTGGTGGGATAACTGACATAAGCGTAATAGGCGCCGTAATTTGGCGGAACGTTGACCACGCCGGTGCTGGTGCCTATGGTCCAGTCAAAGGCGTTATTGTTGGTTTCTCTGGTGCTCCATCCGGCAGGCAGGCCGGCTCCGGCCTCAAAACTTTCACTCAGCAAGACCCCGCTTCCCCCCGGCAGTCCGGTCAGGATCACGCTGTCGCCCTGGGCCGCCACCGAACCGCTGTAAACATCGCTTGCAAACTGGCTGCCGTGGGTGTGGCACCAGCAGACCGTGCCGGCCGGGATATCGGCGCCGATGGTCAGGGATCGGGGTTCGCTGCTGGGCCCAAAGATGTTGGTGCCCTCCGGGTCGCGGCCCTTCACCTTCCACCAGTAGGTGCGCCCGGCGGTAAGGCTGGCCGGGAACTGGAAAGCGGCCGGGACGCCGCTGGCATAGGCGCCGGTGGTGAAACTGTCCCGGGAGTCCGGAAGGAAGTAGGCCGTGGTGTCCCAGGTCACCCGGTAATCTATGGGGTTGTTTTGGGGGTCGGTGGAGACAAAGGAAAGATACGGCCTCAGGTCGGACAGCTTGGCGCCGGAGAACAGTTTTATTACGGCAGGTTGGGACGGGGGTCCGCTGATGACCTCGGCCGAAGTTTCCAGCCGCACAAAGTTGGACCTGGTGGCGGTGACAAAGAGCTGTCCGTCCAGCAGGGGGTTGATGGTGAACGACACGTTGCCCTCGGCATCGGTAAGCCCTGAGGTCACGATCTCCGGCGAGTTGGTTGGCATGTACAGGCCCACCAAAGCCCCCGGCACGTTGGCCCCGGCCTGGTTTCTGACGTTGACCGAGAAGGTCTGGCTGCCGGCGGAAATGGCGGAGCTGAAGCTCAGCCTAAAGGTGTCCGGGATCTGCGAACAGAAGGTCATGAAGGGATCCCCGAAGACGTGGAACAACTGGCAGGTGAATCCCTTGAAATAGGACGGCATGATGGGGTCGGTATAAGACTGGGTCATTAAATGCCATTTTCCGGAGGCCAGGGCAAAGGCCGGCCTCAGGTCCTCGGTATATTTCTGATAGGTCTGGCCGGCGCCGGCATCGGGCACGTCCCAGTTGTTGGCTGAATTGAAACTGGGCCACAACCCGTCCATGATGCCCATGATCAGGGCGTCGTTGACGAAGGAATACGACGTCTCGGTGGCGCACAGCACCCCCAGCGCCCCGTACTGGCTGCGGTGCAGCATCTCGGAAAACGTCTGGATGGTGGGGTGCTGAAAGGCTCCGGTCTGGCAGTTCATGGAAAAGACAAAGGTCTGGTCGGTGTTGGCAAGGCTGGGAATGTTGGCTATGGTAAAGGCCGGCTCCCCCCATCCGGCATAATTGCCGTGGTCGCGGTGCATGATCATGAAGGTGCCGTTGTTGACGGCGCTTACCACCCCGGCTCCGGTGCCGCTGCTCCAGTCCATGCCCGCAGGCACTGTGGCCTCGATGTAATTTTCCCCGGACGGGCCGTAGGCCGAAACCAGGGCGCTGGGATCGGTGGTGGACCAGAGATCCCCTCCGGCCGGGCCGTATTCATCCACCAGAGCATACTGCTGCTGGGTGGTCTTGCCCAGTTTGTTCTTTAAGAACCCGCGCACGATCTCGGAACAAATCCCGAACCAGCGCTCGTCCTGCCAGCCGGCGGCCGAAAGCGGCAGGTCATAAAAACTGCCGGCGGAGGGCGGGGCGGTTTCGTAATTGATGATCTTCATTACCATGATGGAACACTGGGCCGCGGTCTGGGCCGGCATCCGGGTGAACACCAGTTCCGGCGCCCCGCCGTTGCTCCATTCGGAAGCGGCGTCGGTGATGTCCAGATCGGCAAAGATATTATCGGAAACGTAGTCGGGGTATAATGCGTCCGGATGGTCCATGAAATGCGAGGAGGTGACGCCGTAAGCCTTGCTGGTGGAGCCCAGGTCGGACATCAAAAGCACTGCCAGCGGCTTGACGGTCCAGGTATTATAGGCGTTGTCGATGAAGGCCTCCAGGATGGCCGGGGTGTTGCCGCCGATCTCGGTGGTGGTGAAAATACCGGTCTTTATGCCCTGCTTTTTCCGGAACTGCTTTAAGGTCTCCGCCCAGGATTTAAAGCCGGCATCGTCAGGAACGATGATTATGTATTCAAACTCCCCGGCCTCCTTGCTGCCGGAGGTTTTGGCGGCCGTAGATATATCGTGGATCTGGGTATATTGGCTGGGCTGGATGGAGCTGTAGTTAACTATGTTCTGCTGCAATATCCGTTCGAACATCGGGTGCCGGTAAAGGTCGTCCCCGAACTCGCCCTTGCCTCCTTCGAAGGTTACGCTGACCTTCATGTCCCGGCGGACCACCAGCTCTTTGGTGACCGGGTTATAGCGGAACGGCGCAAAGGAAAGGATTAAGACGTCCACCCCCCTCATCTTCTGGATATCGGAAGTAATGACAAAATCACCGGGAAAGAACTCGTCCTTGGAATATGTAGAGGATCTTTTCTGAAGCGGCTTTATCGACTTGTCCAGGTCGGCCGGAAGCTCCATTCCCGGGGCGATCTCCATGTTCTGGTATATTTCCTCGCGGTACGAAAGCACGGTGACCTTGGGCTTGGCTCCGTTGGGCACCGCCACGTAGTTGCTGACCACCGGCAGGTCGGGATATCCCGCCCCGATGGGCAGCATTGAGCCGTTCATTTTTATGGCCTTGGCAGATTTGCCGTCCACCAGCTTGTCTTCCAGCATATACTGGCCGACCGAGAAGGTCAGCTCCAGGCCGCCCTTGCCGGATTTGCTGATGTTGACCCCGGGCTTGGACCAAGGGTCTTTGAACTCCACCGTTTCAAAGGCCAGGCAATGGCTGACTGAAAACAGCAGCGAAAGGATTATTATATATTGGTTCATTAGTTTTTATGATGTTATAGAACTATTATGCAATTTTTAGACCAAAGCAATAACATATAATGTTCAATTTAAATACTTATAAGCCGTTGTGGTCAAAGAGAATGTACTGGCATCATTTTTGCCGGAGATTGCTGGTTTTTCCTACTATTAACATTGCTGACTGAATTTGATCAATAATAGCTGATATTAGTATAAAGTCTTATGAATATGCATCTTACTGTCGTGCAAAATATGCAGAGCGCAATGTAAATATTGCCATTTTTTTGAGGAAAGCACAAAAAAACCTCCCCTGTTTAAAGGGGAGGTTTTTAAATGATTACTGGACTTTGGCACTAGTACCAATTCAACCGCCTTTGTCACCCTGAGACATTCTCCCGGCCTTACAAATTGAAGGCCTGCCTTGAGCGATGCACTGAGTTTGCCAAAGTGAAAATGGCTATCTGCCCTACTTACGAAAGGGGGGACAATGCCATCTTTCAGCTTGTCAGGCAGGGAGGGAATCTCAAGATGACAATGTTTCAGGTTTTGCCAAAGTACAGTAGGTTTTATAGTTTACCTTAGTACCGTGATCTTTTTGGTGGCCTGGAAGTCTCCCGAGATCAGCCGGTACAAATATATCCCGTTGGAAACCTTCTGGCCCTGGTCGTCCCTGCCGTCCCAGTCAACGCTGTAATTGCCGGCCTGGCGATTCTCGTTGACCAGGGTCTTCACCGCCTGTCCGGCGATGTTGTAGACCTTCAAGCTGGTGTTCCCCGATCTTTTAAGGGCAAAGCTGATGTTGGTGCTGCCCATGGTCGGGTTCGGTATGCTCTGGGCCAGCATGTAGGCCGCCGGGATGTCCCCGCCAAAGCCTATGTTCATCGGACCATAGTAAGTTGTGTTTCCGTTGGCGTCGATCTCGGCCAGCCGGTAATAATACTCGCCCTTGGCAGTGATGGAATTATCGGTGTAGCTGTAGTTCTTCGGCTGGGAGGTGGTTCCCCCTCCGTCAACCTTGCCGACTTGGACAAATCCCTGATCGGCATTTTCCGACCGCTCTATTTCCCAGCGCAAACATTCCTGTTCGCTCTCGGTCCGCCAGGTAAGGTTCACGCCATCTGAGGAAGCCATCAGGTTCATGCCGGCAAAGCTGACCGCCAGGGCATCCCGGAAGCTGGTGCTGGCGATGATGTCGCCGGCAGCGGTAAGTGCAAAAGGCTGGGGCCCGCGGTTGATGGCGGCGGCGGTAACGGTAACGGTAAAGGTCCTGCTGGCCTTGGATGAGGCCGGGGCCAGCCAGACCACTTCCTCCGGGTTCACAGTGTCGGCGGTGCCGCCGGTGATGGAAAATCCGTTGCTGGCCGGCTGGCCAAAGACGTTGCCCAGGTAGGTATTGGTGCCGTCGGTGACGGTCAGGTTAAGATTGTTGACCGAGATGTCGGTGGATGGCGAAGCCGAGGGATAATCGTAATATACCAGCACGATCTTTAACGGTTCGGTGGTGGAAGTACCGGTGCTAATAGTAAAGGTATAGGTCTGCCCGGTGGTGGTAAAGCTCTTGGTGTCGTCTATCTTCAGCTTGCGGGCATCGCCGGCAAAATACAAGGCATCATCCAGCACCACTCCGCCCCAGCCCTGGCCCTGGGAGGGCACGTTCTGGGTACCGGTCTGGCCGACGGCGTCTATGGAATAGGCGCCGTTGAAGTTCCGGGTGGACAGCATCATCAGAGATTTCATCAACGGACCGGTGGGCTTGGCTATGGCGTCGCCGGCCACCTTGGTTCCTGTCTTCCACCAGCCTTCGGTAAGATATTGCCGCACCTGGGCGCCCATGCCGGCCATGGTGGGCGTGGACATGGAGGTTCCGCCCATGGTTAAAATACCGGTATTATTGGTGGTCAAATCTCCGTCAGACTCAACCGACCAGATGTACCACCCTCCGCAGCCCACCAATGCTGGTCTCCTCAAACCTTCGTCAGTCGGGCCGTGGGATGAGAACTCTGCCATATCCAAAAGCTCATTGCGGTCAGTAGTTCCGTTGACCGCCCAAGTGGTGGCCCCGGCTCCGAACCCTGATTCGCTGGCGCCAACGCAGACAATGTTCTTGGAAGTAGCTGGCGAGTTCACCCTGTCGCCTGAAGTATTGTCGTTACCGGCAGAACGGAACATCACCAGGTCCTGATGAGCCCAGGCCAATGTATCCAACTGCCGGCAGTTTATGGTATAACTGGAGGCTCCCCCGGCGCTCTGCCCCCAGGAGGATGAAGTGACCCTGGCCCCGGCGTTATATTCCCAGATATAGATGTCGGCGTAGTTGGTGGGCAAAACTAAAGCATCGCTGGCCCCGCCGATATCGGTAAAGGCTATCCGGCACTTGGGAGCCATGCCCATGGCCCGGGGCAGTGATGCCTGGGTGGTCAGCCAGCCCAGGCTGTCGGCGCCGATGGAGCCGCTGGTATGGCTGCCGTGGCCCGAGGAGGTCAGGTCAAAGGTATCGGAAATGACGTTATAACCTACGATCTTGCGGTGGGCATTAGTAGCCTCGATGATGGTGTCCTTATCCTTGTCGTAGATCGGTTTTAAACCGGCGCCGTCCCGGAAATAGATGTTGTCCCAATCCATTCCGGTGTCATCATCTCCCACGATCTGCCCCTGGCCGTACAATCCGCGTTTGTAAATGGGCATTTTCAGGGTGTCGTCGGCGGTGGCCATGGTAAGCTTGGATTTCCAGGAATCTACGGCAGCCCGCATCCCGGTGGAGTCCAGGCTCTGGTTGATCCAGCGGCTCCAGGCATTGTGCAAAGTTGGCTGGAAATATCTTTCAACCCAGTAAACCTCGGGGTAGTTGGCGATCTCTTTGGCGATCTCTATTGACTGGTCGGCCGGAATGGATACTTGTACGATGTTCTCGCCGTGCTGAAGGTAACGGACATCTTTCTTGGCGGTGATCCGCTCCCTGACCCCTTTGGCGTCGGCCACTTCAAAGGTAACGATGTTGAGCATGATCCGTCCCGGCTCATCCAATGAATACGGGGTCGGGGCTTCCAGCAGTTTGGGGCTGATGCGAAAGGCCGGCTGGTTGTAGCCCACGAACTGGACCATGGGCATCTTTTCCACCACGGCTTTGACCGCCGGGGTCATCTTGACGATGTGGGCGTAGTTGGGGAGGTAATCGAACACCTTGCCCCCGGCCTTTACCACCTGGTCGCGCCAGGCGTCCAGCACCGGCCCGGTGAACTGAACGATGTAATAGTCCGGGCCGTCGGCCTTGGCCGTCCGCTCCAGACCCAGGTTCTTGTACGAAGGCATCCCGCTTTTGGTGGAGAATGCGCCGATCCGCATCTTAAGCACACTGGGATCGGTAGCCAGCGCCTGGGAAACGGCCAATACCAGGATGAACATTGCCGACAGAACTCGTTTCATTGTTTGATGTCCTCTATGTTAATTTTGGTTAATGACTTGAACATACCGGGGATCCTGCCCACTAACAACACGAAAGGGCACTAAATATTTATTTACTTTTTACCGGGGAGCCATCCCACTAAAAACACTAAATGACACTAATTGTTTTATTTTTTCGGTGTAACCCTGCCAACTAAAGACACGAAAGAACACTAAATAATTATTTCCCTTTTAGTGCGTTTTCGTGGGCAAAAGGGTCTACTCCGCCGGGTCCAGTTCCTGTACCTGCAGAGCCCGGTGCACCTCGTCGTGGGTGGTGTGCCCCAGGTCCACCAGGCATTCGCCGATGCGCTTGCCCGTCCCCTGCATCTGCTGCCAGCGGGCCTTGTTGATGTGTTCCAGCGTTACGTAACCCAGGGAGACCATTATCTCACCGATGATCTTTCGTCTTTTAGCCATTGTTAGTTATATGTGATTTTAATGGATGACTTGTTAAATGTATTTTAACGAAGAACAATTTATCCCCATATATTCTACAGTTTCTTGTTGCACTTAAAACAGGGACAATTGTTTAATTAACCCTGTTGTGTAACGCTTATCAGAAGATGCAACTACCGGTTGTCACTGACAATAAAACCTGTCTTTCTACCCTCCCCTTACATCAAACCCCCCTGCCAAAGGCGGGGGGGTTTGATATGTGTAAAAAGCTAAATGATTACTTCAGCACCGTCAGCTTCTTGGTGGACTGGAACTCTCCCGAGATCAGCTTGTAGAAGTAGATCCCGTTGGAGACCTGGCGGCCTTTGTCGTCGGTGCCATTCCAGTTGACGGTGTAGAACCCGGCTTTGCGGGTGTCGTTGGCCAGGGTCTTAACCTGCTCGCCCAGCACATTGTAAACCACCAGGCTGACCTTGCCCGGATTCTTTAAGGCAAAGGAGACCTTGGTTGCGCCGCGGCCGACCGGGTTGGGATAGTTCTGGGAAAGCTCATAGGACAGCGGGATCTTGCCCACGGTCTCGACCAGCGAACCGGAGAGGGTTTGGTGGCCGTCGCTGTTGACGTTATACAGCTGGTAGTAATAGATCCCTTCGGCTTCCACCACGTCGGTATGGCTGTAAGACTTGCCGTAGGGGTTGGTTCCGGCCCCGTCCAAAGTGGCCACATCCTTGTAATTCACGCCGTCGGCCGAGCGCTTGATGATCCACTGGTAGTTGTTCAGCTCGGAGGCGGTGGCCCAGTTAAGGGTAACGCTGTTGTTGGAGGTTGCAGCCGCAAAGCTGGTCAGCTCAACCGCCTTGGCGTCGGCATTGACCGAGGCGCCCCATGATCCGCCGGAATAATAGTTGGCCGAGGTTACGGTATAGACCCAAGCAGCCTTGCCGCCCTTGGCGCTGTTGTCGATTACGCTGTCTGCCACGCCGGCTCCATAGCGATGGGTTACCGTGGCAATCAGGTCGCTGGCTTCCGGAGGAGTGGTGGTTCCCAGTACCTGTCTGTACACGTTGTAACGGAAGACCTTCTGCTTGTCAACGTTGGCCTTCCACCATTTGATCTTGTTGCTGGTGGCAGACAAAGTGAATATCACTACGCTGTCGGGCGGAGTGGAGGCAACCAGGCCGGTGATGTCTACCTTGTAAACCTTGGCCTCGTCCATGGCGGAGCAGTACAGATAGTGCACGTTGCCCACCGCATAGGGAACGTAGGCCGCCGAGCCCACCGGGGCATAAGGCACGCCTGCGGCATTGGTGGCTTCAATGGCCATTCCGTAGGTACCGTAGCTGCCGTAGTTGGACGGTCCGGGCATGATGTCAACCAGCTGGCCGGTGATGGGATTCCGGCGCATTAAATAGTTCATGAACACCGAGGAGGACCAGATGCTGGAACCGTCGTTTTCCAGGGCCCGGCCGTTCCACCACTGGCCGCCGTAGGTGGCGCCATAGGCGGTCTCGTCCCAGCTGTATCCGGCCCGCTTGACCGCGGTTCCCGAGGCCGGCTTGCTGTAAACAAATATTGATTCGGAGAATGTTTCATAGTTTTGCCAGTAGGCATACAGCGAGTCGCCGGACATTGGATCGGGTCCGATGGTGTCTATCACCGACGGTCCAAAGGCTATGCCCCGGATGCGCTTCATCGGGGTTCCGCCCCAGGAACAGTTGGGGGCTAAGAAAGCCGATATTTTGGTGGTGGAACGATTGATCTGGATGACGGAGTCCTGCAGGGATATCCACAGGTTCTTGGAATTGTCAATGTCAATTCCGCCGCCGTACATTGTGGCTAAATGGACAGAACCCTTGTTGTTGATGGAACGGATGGTATCGGCCGGCAGCAAGGGATTGTTGAGGGTTTTCTTGGGTATTGCATAAAGCCGGGTCTGGAAGGTGGCGTTGTCCAGGTTGGCATTGCTGATAAACACGGTGTCAGCCAATACAGCCACCGAGCTGGGGCAGATCCTGTAGGCATAGGTGGTTCCGCCCACCCGGAGATTCTGGAAGTCGTAGGTCTTGACCACCACCAAGCCGCTGATCCTCTGGGTGAAATAGCTGGTAGTGGTATAAGACGGCGTGGTGCTCCTGATCTTGACCGCAAAAGTTACGTCATAAAACTTGGGGGCGTCCTTTTTGATCTCAACCCCATAGCCCAGGCTCTGAACGCTGGCATTGGTGGCGATGGCGCCGGCGCCCAAAGCTTTCCAGCCGGAATTGGTGATGGTGGCCCACTGGGTGCCGTCCACCACATACAATGAGCAGGCCGCTCCGGCGGAGATGGCCGCGCCGGTGTTGCGCAGAGTAAACTTAACGGTATCGTATTCCCAGGGGTCGAACATGGCATTGCCGTTGTTGGCGGTATACAACATTGGCGGATCCAGCACCAACGATGACTGATAGCCTACCAATGGGGTGGCGGCAACCAGACCGGTGCGGGCCACCTTAAATGTCATGGTGGGGCCTTCATTGGAGACGTCGTAGATCCAGGGGCCGTTTCTGGTGGCGGTTCCGCCAACCAGGCCGCCGTTGGCCAGACAGTTGGGAATGGTCAACGAGTCAATGGCATTCTCGGCATATCCGCCGGCGCTGATATCCTGGGCCGAGTAGGCGGCATTGGCGCATCCGCGCGGGAACATGCTGTCGGCGGCGGCATAGGCAATATTGGGGTTGATGCCGGGCTGTTCCACCCAGGAATAATAATATTTGACGCAGGGCGGGCCGTCATTAAAGCGCGAGCCTCCGCCCATGCGGGTATCGATGTGGGTAATGATGATTCCGTTCTCGGGCAGGCCCTCTTCGTAGGGTGGGGTGCGGTTGCGCAGTTCAACAAAGAACACCTGGGCGGAATCGCGGAAGGCATTGTTGCGAATGCGCCAGAACCGGATGCCGCTGGTGACATTGCCCCGGCGGGCTTCGCCGGCCGAGTCAAGTGCAGCAATGGTATACTGGCCGTCGCCGCGGTAGGCGCTGGAGATGGAATCGGTGTTGCCAGCCGCTCCGGCGGTCAGCCATCCGTCGATCCCGGTCTCGATATGGCCGTCCACGTCATACTGCAGGTGGCCGCCGGGGAAGGCCGGCTTGTCGCCGCCCAGATTGCCGTTGTAGGAGCCGTTGTCCATTAAGGACCATTCGCCCCAAGGGGTTCCGGAGTAACCGTAGTCATAAAGATCGGGGCCGCCGATCTGGTGGAACAACTCGTGGGCGTTCACGCCCAACTCCCCGTTCTGGGGGCAGGCGATCAGCTCGGTGATGGAGACACCGTCGCGGGTGCCGAAGCTGCCGGTCATGGACATGGACCAGATATCCTTGGTGTCCGAGGATTCTTCCTGCCCCGGGCCGGGATGTACCAGGATCAGGTTGTCGGCCGTGCCGTTGGGGTTGGAGCCGAAATCGATAGAGGCGTCGGCGCCGCTTAAGGCAGCATTATAATAGGTGGAGGACGGTGCGTCAGCACTGACGCTGGCCAGCCTTGTGACTCCGGTGGCTATCACCGGGGAGACCGCTCCAAACCACCAGCATTTGCCCATGGTAAAATCTTTGTAGAAGTTGCTCAGGGAGCCTACTTTCGAGGAGTCCGGCACGTAGGGAGCAATAGAATCGCCGAAGCATACAAAGTTGAACCAGTTTACGGTATACAAGTTATGGTTGTTGGCGGCGGTATAATCATAGTGAAACGGATTGTAAGGGTTCTGGCCGGCCTTTTCGGTGGCGGCGTACCAGGCAAAGGTGCTGTCCGAGAAGTCTCCCAGCACCACGTTCAGATACTGCCGGCCGCTGGCGGCCTTGGAGGGATTAGCCTTGGTCAGGCCGGGGCCGTACAGGAAGTCGGTGGACATTTTATGCCTCTTCTCCACCGACCAGTTGATGAGCTTGTTGGCGTTCTGGGGCAGGGCCTGCACCGCATCGGCGCTGGGCCGCAGGTGCTTGGCATAATCACAGGCGCTTTTGCCCACTACCAGATTGGTGGCAACCAGCAAGCCGTTCTCCTGCTTGGCATAGGTCCAAAAGCCTTTTTCGTTCTGCACGATGGAATAGCCTTCGGCATCCTCGGCAAAATGAAAATGTTCGTCGCCCTTTAACACGGCCTGGAATTTGCTGCCGTCGGGCTGGGTGAGCGTACGAGGCCGGGGGTTGGCAGGAATGGCAAAGGCATTGGCTGCCAAAACCACTAAAGCCAGAACCACTAACCATTTGGACATGCTCTTCATGTGTTTCTCCTGTTTATAAATTAGTTTATATTTGATTACTGCTTTACTTAATATGCAATTAATATACCAAATTCAAACCGTAGCAATACATATTTTCTAAGTCATTTATTTAATTATTGTTAGCTGTACAATAATTTTAAACAAAGCCAGGCCTCGTGTCTCAACAAACTATATAAAATGCAATATTTTACCGTTTATTTTATCACAGTATTGATTTGCAATGAGTTGCCGAAATGTATTTTTTGCACTTTGCACTAAAGTGATGTAGATATTAACCACATAGCCACGACCTT
Coding sequences within:
- a CDS encoding C25 family cysteine peptidase, whose amino-acid sequence is MNQYIIILSLLFSVSHCLAFETVEFKDPWSKPGVNISKSGKGGLELTFSVGQYMLEDKLVDGKSAKAIKMNGSMLPIGAGYPDLPVVSNYVAVPNGAKPKVTVLSYREEIYQNMEIAPGMELPADLDKSIKPLQKRSSTYSKDEFFPGDFVITSDIQKMRGVDVLILSFAPFRYNPVTKELVVRRDMKVSVTFEGGKGEFGDDLYRHPMFERILQQNIVNYSSIQPSQYTQIHDISTAAKTSGSKEAGEFEYIIIVPDDAGFKSWAETLKQFRKKQGIKTGIFTTTEIGGNTPAILEAFIDNAYNTWTVKPLAVLLMSDLGSTSKAYGVTSSHFMDHPDALYPDYVSDNIFADLDITDAASEWSNGGAPELVFTRMPAQTAAQCSIMVMKIINYETAPPSAGSFYDLPLSAAGWQDERWFGICSEIVRGFLKNKLGKTTQQQYALVDEYGPAGGDLWSTTDPSALVSAYGPSGENYIEATVPAGMDWSSGTGAGVVSAVNNGTFMIMHRDHGNYAGWGEPAFTIANIPSLANTDQTFVFSMNCQTGAFQHPTIQTFSEMLHRSQYGALGVLCATETSYSFVNDALIMGIMDGLWPSFNSANNWDVPDAGAGQTYQKYTEDLRPAFALASGKWHLMTQSYTDPIMPSYFKGFTCQLFHVFGDPFMTFCSQIPDTFRLSFSSAISAGSQTFSVNVRNQAGANVPGALVGLYMPTNSPEIVTSGLTDAEGNVSFTINPLLDGQLFVTATRSNFVRLETSAEVISGPPSQPAVIKLFSGAKLSDLRPYLSFVSTDPQNNPIDYRVTWDTTAYFLPDSRDSFTTGAYASGVPAAFQFPASLTAGRTYWWKVKGRDPEGTNIFGPSSEPRSLTIGADIPAGTVCWCHTHGSQFASDVYSGSVAAQGDSVILTGLPGGSGVLLSESFEAGAGLPAGWSTRETNNNAFDWTIGTSTGVVNVPPNYGAYYAYVSYPTKGKVTRDADELIAPFVLVPATATDLSLKYGLGYNYAQAGDSLSVWVRFSDSGAWTMLRCFTADVASSTDSINLAAYLPQDSIQFMWRFSSPGGKTGEDGAIDNILVSYRYGSASLSGSLTTGPIYYNDITRAETVSRLSYKWGQVLWRKKTAADSIGVQIEYCQSGSWSLVPDAVLPNNSKVIFNQSSAVDSVSLATLDTLIYDSLRVIARLYRPAGKASADPVLYDIELGRPGYVSPMAVCLSYFAAFVQNNGIIVQWRTESEQECLRWEIERSENADQGFVKVGTIEGGGTTSQPKNYSYTDNTITAKGEYFYRLAEVDNKGSKTYYGPMNIGFGGDIPAAYMLAQSQPNPAKQSTVINYQLSKPGHTSLKIYNIAGQAVKTLVNHPRQAGNYSVDWDGRADQGQKVSTGIYLYRLISGDFQATRKITVLR
- a CDS encoding S8 family serine peptidase codes for the protein MKRVLSAMFILVLAVSQALATDPSVLKMRIGAFSTKSGMPSYKNLGLERTAKADGPDYYIVQFTGPVLDAWRDQVVKAGGKVFDYLPNYAHIVKMTPAVKAVVEKMPMVQFVGYNQPAFRISPKLLEAPTPYSLDEPGRIMLNIVTFEVADAKGVRERITAKKDVRYLQHGENIVQVSIPADQSIEIAKEIANYPEVYWVERYFQPTLHNAWSRWINQSLDSTGMRAAVDSWKSKLTMATADDTLKMPIYKRGLYGQGQIVGDDDTGMDWDNIYFRDGAGLKPIYDKDKDTIIEATNAHRKIVGYNVISDTFDLTSSGHGSHTSGSIGADSLGWLTTQASLPRAMGMAPKCRIAFTDIGGASDALVLPTNYADIYIWEYNAGARVTSSSWGQSAGGASSYTINCRQLDTLAWAHQDLVMFRSAGNDNTSGDRVNSPATSKNIVCVGASESGFGAGATTWAVNGTTDRNELLDMAEFSSHGPTDEGLRRPALVGCGGWYIWSVESDGDLTTNNTGILTMGGTSMSTPTMAGMGAQVRQYLTEGWWKTGTKVAGDAIAKPTGPLMKSLMMLSTRNFNGAYSIDAVGQTGTQNVPSQGQGWGGVVLDDALYFAGDARKLKIDDTKSFTTTGQTYTFTISTGTSTTEPLKIVLVYYDYPSASPSTDISVNNLNLTVTDGTNTYLGNVFGQPASNGFSITGGTADTVNPEEVVWLAPASSKASRTFTVTVTAAAINRGPQPFALTAAGDIIASTSFRDALAVSFAGMNLMASSDGVNLTWRTESEQECLRWEIERSENADQGFVQVGKVDGGGTTSQPKNYSYTDNSITAKGEYYYRLAEIDANGNTTYYGPMNIGFGGDIPAAYMLAQSIPNPTMGSTNISFALKRSGNTSLKVYNIAGQAVKTLVNENRQAGNYSVDWDGRDDQGQKVSNGIYLYRLISGDFQATKKITVLR